A single genomic interval of Oleidesulfovibrio alaskensis DSM 16109 harbors:
- the radA gene encoding DNA repair protein RadA has product MVKLKETYVCSSCGAGAPQWRGQCPRCGEWNTLQSVVVEKNRPAGRAGRHAAVAASRPVRLKDVTEQHHTPFGTGIAELDRILGRGLVPGAALLVGGEPGIGKSTLLLQVAGAVAASGRSVLYLSGEESLGQLRGRAERLGVLYDTMLAVSSSRVEDALPMLEEQPAPDLLIVDSVQTLTSTRAEGLPGSVSQVRAVSTELAEKCRACGTCVLFVGHVTKDGQLAGPKLLEHMVDTVISLEGDRRQQFRMLRVLKNRFGPNQELLVFRMVQQGLDLVDDPSTFFLDARDPSLSGTSVVMTVDGQRPFAVEMQALVTRSYLSIPRRTALGFDVNRLHLLLAVLEKRLRLNFGQVDIYAKVGGGMRVQDPGMDLALVAAILSSFYDVPLPARSVFWGEVDLNGQIRPVSAQSVRSVQAKRLGYSSMFCPEEGGTGVTTIGMLQEKLFRNPAADA; this is encoded by the coding sequence GTGGTAAAGCTTAAAGAAACGTATGTCTGCTCGTCGTGCGGGGCCGGTGCCCCGCAGTGGAGAGGACAGTGCCCGCGGTGCGGCGAATGGAACACCCTGCAGTCTGTGGTGGTGGAAAAGAACCGGCCTGCCGGACGTGCGGGCAGGCATGCCGCTGTGGCAGCCAGCCGTCCTGTACGGCTTAAAGACGTTACGGAACAGCATCATACACCTTTCGGTACAGGAATAGCCGAGCTGGACCGTATTCTGGGCAGGGGACTGGTGCCGGGGGCGGCGCTGCTTGTGGGCGGAGAGCCGGGAATCGGCAAGTCCACCCTGCTGCTTCAGGTTGCCGGTGCTGTGGCGGCTTCCGGCCGTTCCGTACTGTATCTTTCGGGGGAAGAGTCGCTGGGTCAGCTGCGCGGAAGGGCAGAGCGGCTCGGTGTTTTATACGACACCATGCTGGCCGTGTCGTCTTCACGGGTTGAAGACGCTTTGCCCATGCTGGAAGAGCAGCCGGCACCGGATCTGCTCATTGTTGACTCGGTGCAGACGCTTACCTCGACCCGTGCCGAGGGGTTGCCGGGCAGTGTCAGTCAGGTGCGGGCAGTTTCTACGGAACTGGCGGAAAAATGCAGGGCCTGCGGCACATGCGTGCTCTTTGTGGGCCATGTGACCAAAGACGGACAGCTTGCCGGGCCCAAACTGCTGGAGCATATGGTCGATACGGTTATTTCTCTGGAAGGAGACCGCAGGCAGCAGTTCCGTATGCTGCGGGTGCTTAAGAACCGTTTCGGCCCCAATCAGGAACTTCTTGTTTTCCGCATGGTGCAGCAGGGGCTGGATCTTGTGGACGACCCTTCAACTTTTTTTCTGGATGCCCGCGACCCTTCTCTCAGCGGTACTTCCGTGGTCATGACCGTAGATGGTCAGAGACCTTTTGCCGTTGAAATGCAGGCGCTTGTCACCCGCAGCTATCTTTCCATTCCCAGACGCACAGCGCTGGGGTTCGATGTGAACAGGCTGCACCTGTTGCTTGCCGTGCTGGAAAAACGCCTGCGCCTCAATTTCGGACAGGTGGACATCTATGCCAAGGTGGGCGGCGGGATGCGTGTGCAGGACCCCGGAATGGACCTTGCGCTTGTGGCGGCTATTCTGTCTTCCTTTTATGACGTGCCCCTGCCTGCACGCAGCGTCTTCTGGGGCGAGGTTGATCTCAACGGTCAGATACGCCCGGTGTCAGCGCAGTCTGTGCGTTCGGTGCAGGCTAAAAGGCTGGGCTATTCATCCATGTTCTGCCCGGAAGAGGGGGGAACAGGTGTGACCACCATCGGCATGCTGCAGGAAAAACTTTTCCGCAACCCCGCCGCGGATGCCTGA
- a CDS encoding DUF3426 domain-containing protein: MHVTCPNCKTVYNLAEELVRPGAKCRCTVCKELFPLVIDAPEDDTAPSDSATDSSPASLPSFDLDEPGPVNKKKKGGALLGIVAAVVLLACAAGGIYLFAPELVSFIDSRPVAQEPAPEPVPTEQVKKIALRSVRQYTITNEKIGRITVIEGKVVNNFSSPKDLIKIEALLFDDSGQTVMSKQQLCGVTASLFQLQVLSENELETTLTNKVEVLTNNTNVQPGSEVPFMVAFYNPPQTVREFLVKVVEAKNPPPSN; this comes from the coding sequence ATGCACGTTACCTGCCCGAACTGCAAGACAGTATACAATCTTGCGGAAGAACTGGTCAGACCGGGAGCTAAATGCCGCTGCACGGTATGTAAAGAGTTGTTTCCTCTGGTTATTGATGCGCCGGAAGATGACACTGCACCTTCAGACTCCGCAACGGATTCTTCTCCCGCGTCGCTGCCATCGTTTGATCTGGATGAACCCGGCCCTGTGAATAAGAAAAAGAAGGGCGGCGCGTTGCTGGGCATTGTGGCCGCTGTTGTTCTTCTTGCGTGCGCGGCTGGCGGAATATACCTGTTTGCGCCGGAGCTTGTGTCGTTCATTGACTCCCGCCCCGTTGCGCAGGAACCTGCTCCGGAACCGGTTCCCACGGAACAGGTTAAAAAAATCGCGCTGCGCAGCGTGCGGCAGTACACCATCACCAATGAAAAAATCGGCCGGATAACTGTCATTGAAGGCAAAGTTGTCAACAACTTCAGTTCTCCCAAAGATCTTATCAAAATAGAAGCATTGCTGTTTGATGATTCAGGACAGACGGTCATGAGCAAGCAGCAGTTGTGCGGTGTTACTGCTTCGCTTTTTCAGTTGCAGGTTCTTTCCGAAAATGAGCTTGAGACAACGCTGACCAACAAGGTTGAGGTGTTGACCAATAACACCAATGTGCAGCCCGGCAGCGAAGTGCCTTTTATGGTCGCCTTTTACAATCCTCCCCAGACTGTGCGCGAGTTTCTGGTCAAGGTGGTGGAAGCCAAGAATCCCCCTCCTTCCAATTAG
- the hpt gene encoding hypoxanthine phosphoribosyltransferase produces the protein MTVTGMDVVYTAEQVQERVRELAVQINAEYEDKPLVVVCVLKGAFMFFSDLLKHLTVRPEIDFVRVASYGNSTTRSRNISFTKDLEVSIDGKHVLVVEDIVDTGHTVDFLYRQLAARGAASIRLCAIVDKAERREVDVTVDFPGFALDKGYIIGYGMDYAEQYRELDAIYDAHVAN, from the coding sequence ATGACCGTAACCGGAATGGATGTTGTATATACCGCCGAGCAGGTGCAGGAGCGTGTGCGCGAACTGGCTGTTCAGATCAATGCTGAGTATGAAGACAAACCGCTAGTCGTGGTGTGCGTGCTCAAAGGCGCTTTCATGTTTTTTTCCGACCTGCTCAAGCATTTGACAGTCCGGCCGGAAATTGATTTCGTAAGGGTAGCAAGTTACGGTAACTCGACAACCCGTTCCAGAAACATTTCCTTTACCAAGGATCTGGAAGTGTCCATAGACGGCAAGCATGTGCTGGTGGTCGAAGACATCGTGGATACCGGCCATACCGTGGACTTTCTGTACCGTCAGCTAGCAGCGCGCGGTGCCGCCAGCATCCGGCTGTGCGCCATAGTGGACAAGGCCGAGCGCCGCGAGGTGGACGTGACCGTGGACTTCCCCGGATTTGCGTTGGATAAAGGGTACATTATCGGGTACGGGATGGATTACGCCGAACAGTACAGGGAGCTTGACGCCATTTACGACGCTCATGTCGCAAACTAG
- a CDS encoding N-acetyltransferase, protein MTYLRKARIQDVKAIHALLMHHAAGGLLLPRSLSQLYNHIREFYVVDPDDGGPIKGCCALSIIWDELAEVRSLVVADDMQGLGWGRRLVEACVSEAVTLGLYKVFTLTYQAGFFRKQGFAEVAKDVLPQKVWADCINCPRFPDCDEVAMMIEL, encoded by the coding sequence ATGACGTATTTACGTAAAGCCCGTATTCAGGATGTGAAGGCCATCCACGCACTTCTCATGCACCATGCCGCAGGCGGGTTGCTGTTGCCGCGTTCTCTCAGCCAGCTGTACAATCATATCCGTGAATTTTACGTGGTCGACCCGGACGACGGAGGCCCCATCAAGGGGTGCTGCGCGCTTTCCATCATATGGGATGAACTGGCGGAAGTCCGTTCTCTGGTGGTGGCTGACGACATGCAGGGCCTTGGCTGGGGGCGGCGGCTGGTCGAAGCCTGTGTCAGCGAGGCTGTGACGCTCGGGCTTTACAAGGTGTTCACTCTGACGTATCAGGCCGGTTTTTTCCGCAAGCAGGGCTTTGCGGAAGTGGCCAAAGACGTGCTGCCGCAGAAGGTGTGGGCGGACTGCATCAATTGTCCGCGCTTTCCCGACTGCGATGAAGTGGCTATGATGATTGAATTGTAA
- a CDS encoding TlpA family protein disulfide reductase translates to MRRSFLIMRTMLTVCCLVVLWAGAVRAADVQEGGSALLLDSIAAQSGKPVLVNFFASWCPPCKEEIPGLVSLRSQYAADDVAIIGVSLDESRSALDRMIQDFGINYPVIRGNRELAGTFGVTGIPRLLVYSAEGKLVSDHLGYMTEEELRQLIDANIVK, encoded by the coding sequence ATGAGACGTTCTTTTTTGATCATGCGGACGATGCTGACGGTATGCTGCCTTGTTGTCCTGTGGGCCGGAGCTGTCCGTGCCGCGGATGTGCAGGAAGGCGGGTCGGCGCTGTTGCTTGACTCCATTGCCGCGCAGAGCGGAAAACCCGTACTGGTGAATTTTTTTGCCAGCTGGTGCCCCCCCTGCAAAGAGGAAATTCCGGGCCTTGTCTCACTGCGTTCGCAGTATGCGGCGGATGACGTGGCCATTATCGGGGTGTCGCTGGATGAAAGCCGCTCGGCGCTGGACCGCATGATTCAGGATTTTGGAATCAATTATCCTGTTATCCGGGGCAACCGTGAACTGGCGGGCACTTTCGGCGTTACCGGCATTCCCCGTCTTCTTGTCTATTCCGCTGAGGGCAAGCTGGTCTCCGACCACCTGGGCTACATGACGGAAGAAGAACTCAGACAGCTTATTGACGCGAACATTGTAAAATAA
- a CDS encoding homocysteine S-methyltransferase family protein: MPDFRRALSDDTLLFFDGAMGTMLQGRGLPAGMSPEVFCLSNPAVLQGVHLDYARAGADVLTTNTFGGTRLKLPEGMNVVEFNREMARAAKAAAGQAGRTVFVAGSVGPTGHFVKPLGDLEFPELVDIFREQIRGLVQGGIDLVLAETHFDLAEVRAVVLAARAECNLPVGVSMTFEDGVSLTGTRPEVFVHTMQNMGVDLIATNCSAGPEQMAGVVAGLTAAGDIPVLVMPNAGLPELENGNTVFRLGPEEFAAQTADFVRAGVRCLGGCCGTTPDHIAALAREARSKPRPAVEKRRRSGIVLTTRAACLRIGHDQPCRIIGERINPTGKKELTAQLQAGDFTLAMQFAQQQIDAGAPLLDVNVGAPMVDEKVLLPQLISDLAAAHGVPLSIDSSDMDAVEASLAVYAGSPLVNSISGEPGRMERLGPLCRDYGAPFVLLPLKGRKLPVTAAERISIIDELLLQADDLGIPRRLVMVDVLALAVSSKAEAARHCFDTIRYCNEELGLPTTIGLSNISFGLPARELLNATFLAMAVGAGLTSCIAHPGNVRLREALAAAEVLMARDSNAERFIAGYSGWTSGGGSGGIIAGGGEEKKRPVSLEEAVIRGERDIILELVEDELARGAQPYALVNERLIPAITEVGDKYERKEYYLPQLLRSAETMQKAFGRLKPLLEEASGGETKPVIIMATVEGDIHDIGKNIVCLMLGNHGFDVVDLGKDVKAVDIVDAAVEHNAKLIGLSALMTTTMVRMEDTIQLLRERGLSIPVFVGGAVVTPAFAEAIGAAGYSRDAVEAVRIARGLVEAPARVQ; the protein is encoded by the coding sequence GTGCCCGATTTCAGACGAGCGCTGAGTGATGATACCCTGTTGTTTTTCGACGGGGCCATGGGAACCATGCTGCAGGGGCGGGGGCTGCCCGCCGGCATGAGTCCCGAAGTCTTCTGTCTTTCCAATCCGGCTGTGCTGCAGGGTGTTCATCTGGACTACGCACGCGCAGGGGCGGATGTGCTGACCACCAACACGTTCGGGGGAACACGCCTCAAGCTGCCCGAGGGCATGAACGTGGTGGAATTCAACCGCGAAATGGCCAGAGCCGCAAAGGCCGCCGCCGGTCAGGCCGGACGCACCGTGTTTGTGGCGGGCAGTGTGGGGCCCACAGGACACTTTGTAAAGCCGCTCGGCGATCTGGAATTTCCGGAGCTGGTTGATATTTTTCGTGAACAGATCCGCGGGCTTGTGCAGGGCGGAATAGACCTTGTGCTTGCCGAAACGCATTTTGATCTTGCCGAAGTGCGTGCCGTGGTGCTGGCCGCGCGCGCCGAGTGCAATCTGCCTGTGGGCGTGTCCATGACCTTTGAAGATGGCGTGAGTCTTACAGGAACACGTCCCGAAGTTTTTGTCCATACCATGCAGAACATGGGAGTGGACCTTATTGCCACCAACTGCAGCGCAGGACCGGAGCAGATGGCGGGAGTGGTGGCCGGACTGACTGCCGCGGGAGACATACCCGTACTGGTCATGCCCAATGCCGGCCTGCCCGAGCTGGAAAACGGCAACACGGTGTTCCGGCTGGGACCGGAAGAGTTTGCCGCGCAGACTGCGGATTTTGTGCGTGCCGGTGTGCGGTGTCTCGGCGGGTGCTGCGGTACGACCCCCGATCATATTGCCGCGCTGGCGCGTGAGGCGCGCAGCAAGCCCCGTCCGGCGGTTGAAAAACGCCGCCGCTCCGGCATTGTGCTGACGACCAGAGCCGCTTGTCTACGTATCGGTCACGACCAGCCCTGCAGGATAATCGGGGAACGCATAAACCCCACCGGCAAAAAGGAACTGACAGCACAGCTGCAGGCAGGCGATTTTACACTGGCCATGCAGTTTGCACAGCAGCAGATTGATGCCGGAGCCCCCTTGCTGGATGTGAACGTGGGTGCGCCCATGGTGGACGAAAAAGTGCTGCTGCCGCAGCTGATCTCTGACCTCGCTGCAGCTCACGGGGTTCCTCTTTCCATAGACAGCTCGGATATGGACGCCGTGGAGGCTTCGCTTGCCGTATACGCGGGGTCCCCTCTGGTCAATTCCATCAGCGGCGAACCGGGACGCATGGAACGCCTGGGACCGCTGTGCAGAGATTACGGGGCGCCATTTGTTCTGCTGCCCCTGAAAGGCCGAAAACTGCCCGTCACGGCCGCCGAGCGTATATCCATCATCGATGAGCTGCTTCTGCAGGCCGATGATCTGGGCATTCCCCGCAGGCTGGTTATGGTTGATGTGCTGGCTCTGGCTGTTTCCTCCAAGGCGGAAGCTGCGCGGCACTGTTTCGATACCATCCGGTATTGCAACGAAGAGCTGGGACTGCCCACCACCATTGGACTGTCAAATATTTCTTTCGGTCTGCCTGCGCGTGAACTGCTGAATGCCACGTTTCTTGCCATGGCCGTGGGGGCCGGACTTACTTCCTGTATCGCCCACCCCGGCAACGTCAGACTGCGGGAAGCTCTGGCCGCAGCCGAGGTGCTTATGGCGCGCGACAGCAATGCCGAGCGGTTTATCGCCGGCTATTCCGGCTGGACATCAGGAGGCGGCAGCGGCGGCATTATTGCCGGCGGCGGAGAAGAGAAAAAACGCCCCGTCAGTCTGGAAGAGGCTGTCATACGCGGAGAACGCGACATCATTCTGGAACTGGTGGAAGACGAACTGGCCCGAGGCGCACAACCGTATGCTCTTGTTAATGAAAGGTTGATTCCGGCCATTACCGAGGTGGGCGACAAATACGAGCGCAAGGAGTATTACCTGCCGCAGCTGCTGCGTTCTGCAGAAACCATGCAGAAAGCTTTCGGCAGGCTTAAGCCCCTGCTGGAAGAGGCTTCCGGCGGCGAGACAAAACCGGTCATCATTATGGCCACCGTGGAAGGCGATATTCATGACATCGGAAAGAATATTGTCTGTCTTATGCTGGGCAACCATGGTTTTGATGTTGTTGATCTGGGCAAAGATGTTAAAGCGGTGGATATTGTAGATGCCGCAGTGGAGCATAACGCGAAGCTGATAGGGCTTTCGGCCCTGATGACCACTACCATGGTGCGCATGGAAGACACCATACAGCTGCTGCGCGAACGCGGGCTTTCCATTCCTGTTTTTGTGGGCGGGGCTGTTGTCACGCCTGCTTTTGCCGAAGCCATCGGCGCAGCGGGATACTCCCGCGATGCCGTGGAAGCGGTGAGAATTGCGCGGGGGCTTGTGGAAGCTCCAGCCAGAGTGCAGTGA
- a CDS encoding sigma-70 family RNA polymerase sigma factor has translation MTPAKDTVKKHTAAAATDSNAAEDSAAEVLTGDDETTYDIEIDQEEDDEDIDIDEGDVIDVSDTDLPAPLPPGNKPTRDSLHLYLREISRFPMLKPDEEFELARRVQLHNDSDAAFRLVSSHLRLVVKIAMDFQRRWMQNVLDLIQEGNVGLMRAVNKFDPDKGIKFSYYAAFWIKAYILKFIMDNWRLVKIGTTQAQRKLFYNLNKERQKLIAQGYDPDAAMLSERLDVTTEQVVEMEQRLDASDMSLDVQVGDENGSASRMDFLPALGPGIEDTLANNEIAAMVQERIRDIVPLLNDKELDILNSRLLSEDPVTLREIGEKYDITRERVRQIEARLLQKIRDHLFKEIKDFSSDWITR, from the coding sequence ATGACTCCCGCAAAAGATACCGTAAAAAAGCATACCGCAGCCGCAGCCACGGACAGCAACGCCGCAGAAGATTCCGCGGCGGAAGTCCTGACCGGAGACGACGAAACGACCTATGATATCGAAATTGATCAGGAAGAAGACGATGAAGATATCGATATCGACGAGGGCGATGTCATCGACGTCAGCGATACGGACCTGCCTGCCCCCCTGCCCCCCGGCAACAAGCCCACGCGCGATTCGCTGCATCTGTACCTGCGCGAAATAAGCCGTTTTCCCATGCTCAAGCCCGACGAAGAGTTTGAGCTTGCACGGCGGGTACAGCTGCACAACGACAGTGATGCGGCCTTCCGGCTTGTATCATCGCATCTGCGGCTTGTGGTCAAGATTGCCATGGACTTTCAGCGCCGCTGGATGCAGAACGTGCTCGACCTGATACAGGAAGGCAACGTGGGGCTGATGCGTGCCGTCAACAAATTTGACCCGGACAAGGGCATAAAATTTTCATACTACGCCGCATTCTGGATAAAGGCATATATCCTCAAGTTCATCATGGACAACTGGCGGCTGGTCAAAATAGGCACCACGCAGGCCCAGCGGAAGCTTTTCTACAACCTTAACAAAGAACGCCAGAAGCTTATAGCGCAGGGGTACGACCCCGATGCGGCCATGCTTTCCGAGCGGCTGGACGTCACCACCGAGCAGGTGGTGGAAATGGAGCAGCGGCTTGACGCTTCGGACATGTCGCTTGATGTGCAGGTCGGCGACGAAAACGGCTCGGCTTCGCGCATGGACTTTCTGCCGGCGCTCGGTCCCGGCATTGAAGACACCCTCGCCAACAACGAAATCGCGGCAATGGTGCAGGAACGCATCCGGGATATCGTCCCCCTGCTCAATGACAAGGAGCTGGACATACTCAACTCGCGCCTGCTTTCGGAAGACCCGGTCACCCTGCGCGAAATAGGCGAAAAGTATGATATAACCCGTGAACGGGTCCGCCAGATAGAAGCCCGTTTGCTCCAGAAGATCCGTGACCACCTGTTCAAGGAAATCAAGGATTTCTCTTCGGACTGGATAACCAGATAG
- a CDS encoding tetratricopeptide repeat protein, with protein sequence MFSFRHITLATALCASLTAGCATGRYNGDTAPEQTPAGWQMSESAQRTYNFLLLNEAVRENDDATASAAISRLLELNNSPEIYLAAANYYRLRGEASFARPILQKGIELHPDNLDLTLALVEAYMQENRPDAALAALTDFVHRHKDDYEAQQILAIYLLDAKEYAQAADMLEAVPEDRRSAHSYYYLAKAHIGLSKFEEAEEALHTALKMEPDSAVEAWAELAYLYELQKDYPAAEQTYARILELGDAGPEVWLRLVDLNLKLNHPQKALEYTRQGPDSLAFTLQAGTLFLEEGFYEEAEEILLPVSNRPDSPEEIWFYLGVLSLRGHDDADAAIANFARVPVSNRYYSQALRFRADLLIEQGDYPAAQQLIDEGKRRFPDSPEFWLIEAGAAFEREDFTSAERILREALGNWPGDPQFLFALGSLYDTRGEKQKALEFMEQVILADTDHYRALNYVGYTLAEQGRDLDRALVLIESALKLSPGSAYILDSLAWVHYKLGNNALALKNIRLAVAAEGGDDPTMWEHYGDIAARAGQRKLALEAYRKAIRLGSPQADAIRNKINGLQ encoded by the coding sequence ATGTTTTCCTTCAGGCACATCACGCTGGCAACAGCGTTGTGCGCGTCACTCACTGCCGGATGCGCCACAGGACGGTACAACGGCGACACAGCACCGGAACAGACTCCCGCCGGCTGGCAGATGTCTGAAAGTGCACAGCGCACCTATAATTTTCTGCTGCTTAACGAAGCCGTGCGGGAAAACGACGATGCCACGGCTTCGGCTGCCATCTCGCGCCTACTTGAGCTGAACAATTCGCCCGAAATATATCTGGCAGCGGCCAATTATTACCGCCTGCGGGGCGAAGCATCGTTCGCGCGCCCCATCCTGCAGAAAGGCATTGAGCTGCACCCCGACAATCTGGATCTGACACTGGCGCTTGTGGAAGCCTATATGCAGGAAAACAGACCGGATGCCGCTCTGGCCGCTTTGACAGACTTTGTGCACAGGCACAAGGATGACTACGAGGCGCAACAGATACTTGCCATATATCTTCTGGATGCAAAGGAATACGCACAGGCTGCCGACATGCTGGAAGCGGTCCCCGAAGACAGACGCAGCGCGCATTCCTATTACTATCTTGCCAAGGCGCATATAGGCCTGAGCAAATTTGAAGAGGCCGAAGAGGCCCTGCACACGGCGCTTAAAATGGAACCGGATTCAGCCGTCGAAGCATGGGCGGAGCTGGCATATCTTTATGAACTGCAGAAAGATTACCCCGCAGCGGAACAGACGTATGCCCGCATTCTGGAGCTTGGTGACGCCGGCCCCGAAGTATGGCTGCGTCTTGTGGATCTGAACCTCAAGCTTAACCACCCGCAGAAGGCGCTTGAATACACCCGTCAGGGCCCTGACAGCCTGGCCTTCACCCTGCAGGCCGGAACACTCTTTCTGGAGGAAGGCTTTTACGAAGAGGCAGAAGAAATTCTGCTGCCCGTGAGCAACCGCCCTGACAGCCCCGAAGAAATCTGGTTTTATCTGGGAGTGCTTTCGCTGCGCGGTCACGATGATGCCGACGCGGCCATCGCCAACTTTGCCAGAGTGCCTGTTTCAAACAGATACTACAGTCAGGCCCTGCGGTTCCGCGCCGACCTGCTGATAGAACAGGGCGATTACCCTGCGGCACAGCAGCTTATCGACGAAGGGAAACGACGTTTTCCCGACTCGCCGGAATTCTGGCTGATAGAGGCCGGAGCGGCATTTGAACGTGAAGACTTTACCAGTGCGGAACGCATCCTGCGTGAAGCGCTGGGGAACTGGCCCGGAGACCCGCAGTTTCTTTTTGCGCTGGGCAGCCTGTACGACACCCGCGGAGAAAAGCAGAAAGCGCTTGAATTTATGGAACAGGTCATTCTGGCCGACACCGACCATTACCGCGCGCTTAATTATGTGGGCTACACGCTGGCAGAACAGGGACGCGATCTGGACAGGGCGCTCGTGCTCATCGAAAGCGCGCTCAAACTGAGCCCCGGCAGCGCCTACATACTCGACTCACTGGCATGGGTACATTACAAACTCGGCAACAACGCGCTGGCGCTCAAAAATATCCGTCTTGCCGTTGCCGCCGAAGGCGGCGACGACCCGACCATGTGGGAACATTACGGAGACATCGCCGCTCGTGCCGGTCAGCGCAAACTTGCACTGGAAGCCTATCGCAAGGCCATCAGGCTGGGCTCTCCCCAAGCTGATGCCATCAGAAACAAAATCAACGGGCTGCAATGA
- the rpiB gene encoding ribose 5-phosphate isomerase B, with product MAKQVIIGSDHAGFSLKELLVSELTKSGYDVHDMGPATAESCDYPLFAQKVCERVLQQKAQGILICGTGIGMSMAANRIDGIRAALCTTEFHARATRLHNNANVLCLGERVTGPGVALELARLFLETEFEGGRHQRRIDLFDSASA from the coding sequence ATGGCCAAGCAAGTAATCATCGGCTCCGATCATGCCGGTTTCAGCCTCAAGGAACTTCTTGTTTCTGAACTTACCAAAAGCGGGTACGATGTACACGACATGGGACCGGCAACCGCGGAAAGCTGTGACTATCCGCTTTTTGCGCAGAAAGTATGCGAACGGGTTCTGCAGCAAAAAGCACAGGGAATTCTCATCTGCGGAACCGGCATAGGCATGTCCATGGCTGCCAACCGCATTGACGGCATACGCGCCGCACTCTGTACCACCGAATTCCATGCCAGGGCCACCCGTCTGCACAACAACGCCAATGTTCTCTGTCTGGGCGAACGCGTGACCGGCCCCGGTGTTGCACTTGAGCTTGCCAGGCTTTTTCTTGAAACCGAGTTTGAAGGCGGGCGGCATCAGCGCCGCATCGACCTGTTTGATTCTGCCAGCGCCTGA
- the cysS gene encoding cysteine--tRNA ligase yields MQLYNTLTRKKEKFIPQREGKASVYVCGITAYDLCHLGHARSSVAFDVLVRYLRHTGLDVTFVRNFTDVDDKIIKRAGETGLTSTEVAEKYMAAFHEDMDRLGCLRADIEPRCTQHIGEMIALCEDLISKGKAYSTASGDVYFRVRSFASYGKLSGRDVDDMRSGARVAPGEEKEDPLDFALWKSAKPGEPYWESPWGNGRPGWHIECSAMSEKHLPLPLDIHGGGQDLVFPHHENEIAQTEAATGKEFARYWVHNGFVQVNAEKMSKSLGNFSTIRDILQGYLPETLRYFLLTKHYRSPIDFTFDGMDEAEKNLRRIYQTLNLVENELQKTKWSAAPLPEEVLSEMDETERAWNEAMEDDLNTAAALGHIFGLVRLVNRIIEDKTMRKSAQARDALLRMQSMMARWGAVLGLFTRQPAEFLREMRDCRAARRDVDTARVETLLLERQEARKAKDFERSDAIREELARMGVEVQDTPAGAVWDIA; encoded by the coding sequence ATGCAGCTATATAATACACTGACCCGAAAAAAAGAAAAATTTATCCCCCAGCGTGAAGGTAAAGCCAGCGTCTACGTGTGCGGCATCACCGCCTACGACCTCTGCCATCTCGGCCATGCCAGATCTTCTGTGGCTTTTGATGTGCTGGTGCGCTACCTGCGCCATACGGGGCTTGATGTGACTTTTGTCCGCAACTTTACCGACGTGGACGATAAAATCATCAAACGGGCCGGAGAGACAGGACTGACCAGCACCGAAGTGGCGGAAAAATATATGGCGGCCTTCCATGAAGACATGGACAGGCTGGGTTGCCTGCGCGCCGACATAGAACCCCGCTGCACCCAGCACATCGGAGAAATGATAGCCCTGTGCGAAGACCTGATCAGCAAAGGCAAAGCCTACTCCACAGCCTCCGGCGATGTGTACTTCAGGGTCAGAAGCTTTGCGTCCTATGGTAAACTTTCCGGGCGCGATGTGGATGACATGCGCTCCGGAGCACGGGTGGCACCGGGCGAAGAAAAGGAAGATCCGCTGGATTTCGCTTTGTGGAAAAGTGCAAAACCCGGAGAGCCGTACTGGGAAAGCCCCTGGGGCAACGGCCGGCCCGGCTGGCATATCGAATGTTCGGCCATGAGCGAAAAACACCTGCCGCTGCCTCTTGATATCCACGGCGGCGGTCAGGACCTTGTGTTTCCGCATCACGAAAACGAAATAGCCCAGACCGAAGCCGCCACCGGTAAAGAATTTGCACGCTACTGGGTGCATAACGGCTTTGTGCAGGTCAATGCTGAAAAAATGTCAAAATCTCTCGGCAACTTCAGCACCATACGCGATATTCTGCAAGGATACCTGCCGGAAACTTTGCGCTATTTCCTGCTGACCAAGCATTACAGAAGCCCCATAGACTTCACCTTTGACGGTATGGATGAAGCGGAAAAAAACCTGAGGCGCATCTACCAGACGCTGAATCTTGTGGAAAACGAACTGCAGAAGACCAAGTGGTCCGCAGCGCCCCTGCCCGAAGAAGTACTCAGCGAAATGGATGAAACAGAACGCGCGTGGAACGAAGCCATGGAAGATGACCTGAACACAGCCGCAGCGCTGGGGCATATCTTCGGTCTCGTCCGTCTGGTAAACCGCATCATTGAAGACAAGACCATGCGCAAAAGCGCGCAGGCCCGTGATGCACTGCTGCGCATGCAGAGCATGATGGCCCGCTGGGGCGCAGTGCTCGGACTGTTTACCCGGCAGCCGGCAGAGTTTCTGCGCGAAATGAGAGACTGCCGCGCAGCCCGCAGGGACGTTGATACCGCCCGCGTTGAAACGCTGCTTCTCGAACGGCAGGAAGCACGCAAGGCCAAGGACTTTGAACGGTCGGACGCCATCCGCGAAGAGCTGGCGCGTATGGGCGTCGAAGTACAGGACACCCCCGCAGGAGCCGTCTGGGACATAGCCTGA